The following are encoded together in the Phragmitibacter flavus genome:
- the atpG gene encoding ATP synthase F1 subunit gamma, whose protein sequence is MPSTRDIRRRIKSIKNTAQITKAMQMVAAAKMKKAQDQATFGRPYAELLNKVLVSLKDGVEEGTHPFFGENESKKTLVLVIASDKGLCGAFNTNLIKKLIAENLGEEVDYVTIGRKAAQSLSRLRKKLVADFTVKDPAKFAELRPVGNYVQEKFLAGEYKRVLVAFNNFVNTVTIVPTVEQVLPVNPVTLGGKRDFEGMGSALTVEETSTEVTEYLFEPSAKEVFAVILPQYVNNTIWQMLLEARASEHSSRMVAMKNATDNAKQILKDLTLEYNKLRQAAITNELLEITTAKMALE, encoded by the coding sequence ATGCCTTCCACCCGCGACATCAGACGTCGAATCAAATCGATCAAAAACACGGCCCAGATCACCAAGGCCATGCAGATGGTTGCGGCTGCGAAGATGAAGAAGGCTCAGGATCAGGCCACCTTTGGTCGTCCTTATGCCGAGCTTCTCAACAAGGTGCTGGTCAGCCTTAAGGACGGTGTTGAAGAAGGCACCCATCCTTTCTTCGGAGAGAACGAGTCCAAAAAAACGCTCGTTCTGGTGATCGCCAGTGACAAGGGTCTTTGCGGTGCGTTTAACACCAACCTTATCAAGAAGCTGATCGCTGAAAATCTCGGCGAAGAAGTCGATTATGTGACCATTGGTCGCAAGGCCGCCCAGTCGCTAAGCCGTTTGCGCAAGAAACTGGTGGCAGATTTCACCGTCAAAGATCCCGCCAAGTTTGCGGAACTTCGTCCGGTCGGCAACTACGTGCAGGAAAAGTTCCTCGCTGGCGAATACAAACGCGTGCTGGTGGCCTTCAACAACTTCGTCAATACCGTTACCATCGTTCCAACCGTTGAGCAGGTGCTTCCGGTGAATCCAGTGACTCTTGGTGGCAAACGCGATTTCGAAGGCATGGGCAGCGCGCTCACCGTTGAGGAAACCTCGACTGAAGTCACCGAATACCTTTTTGAACCCAGCGCGAAGGAAGTCTTTGCCGTCATTCTGCCACAATACGTGAACAACACCATCTGGCAGATGTTGCTTGAAGCCCGCGCTTCCGAACATTCCAGCCGGATGGTGGCGATGAAAAACGCCACCGACAATGCCAAGCAGATTCTCAAGGATCTTACCCTGGAATACAACAAGCTGCGTCAAGCCGCCATCACCAACGAACTCCTCGAAATCACCACCGCCAAGATGGCACTCGAATAA
- the atpA gene encoding F0F1 ATP synthase subunit alpha: MSSILQEIETEIAGLRTSVTKSNVGVVREIGDGVAKVEGLSDVMLNEMIEFPGGLYGLALNLEETEVGCVLLGSGETIKAGDEVKTTGRLLSVPVGKSLLGRVVNALGQPIDGKGPIKGEAEYPVEKLAPGIITRKSVSVPVQTGIMAIDAMIPIGRGQRELIIGDRSTGKTTIAVDTIISQAQQNKAAEQGKLEGHKPLYCIYVAIGQKQSNVARVVKTLEDAGAMEYTVIVSASASDSAVNQYLSPYTGCAIGEWFMDQGQDALIVFDDLSKQAVAYRQVSLVLKRPSGREAYPGDVFYLHSRLLERSARVNENYGGGSLTALPIIETQAGDVSAYIPTNVISITDGQIFLETDLFYQGIRPAISVGLSVSRVGSAAQTKAIKKVSGTTKLDLAQFRELAAFAQFGSDLDAATKAKLDRGARIVELFKQQQYQPKSLPIMVASLFAMQNGYFDDVAVDRIKEAQAALEDYLNTRKEPLLAKIANEKSLDNVTDDLKSALADFKGSWK, from the coding sequence ATGAGCAGCATCCTCCAGGAGATCGAAACCGAGATCGCAGGCCTGCGCACCTCCGTCACCAAGTCCAACGTCGGCGTCGTCCGCGAAATTGGTGATGGCGTCGCCAAAGTGGAAGGCTTGAGCGATGTCATGCTCAACGAAATGATCGAGTTCCCCGGCGGTCTCTACGGTCTGGCACTCAACCTTGAAGAAACCGAAGTCGGTTGCGTGCTTCTTGGCTCCGGCGAAACCATCAAGGCAGGTGACGAAGTCAAAACCACCGGTCGTCTTCTTTCCGTTCCCGTTGGTAAATCGCTGCTTGGCCGCGTGGTCAACGCACTTGGTCAGCCTATTGATGGCAAAGGCCCAATCAAAGGTGAAGCCGAATACCCCGTTGAGAAACTCGCTCCTGGGATCATTACCCGTAAGTCGGTTTCTGTTCCGGTGCAGACCGGCATCATGGCCATTGATGCGATGATTCCGATTGGTCGTGGTCAACGTGAGTTGATCATTGGTGACCGTTCCACCGGCAAAACCACCATCGCGGTCGACACCATCATTTCTCAGGCCCAGCAGAACAAAGCGGCTGAGCAGGGCAAACTCGAAGGCCATAAGCCTCTCTATTGCATCTACGTCGCCATCGGCCAGAAACAATCCAACGTCGCCCGTGTCGTCAAGACCCTCGAAGACGCTGGCGCCATGGAATACACCGTCATCGTCAGCGCCTCGGCTTCTGACTCCGCGGTGAACCAATACCTTTCCCCCTACACCGGTTGCGCCATCGGCGAATGGTTCATGGATCAAGGTCAGGACGCCCTGATCGTGTTTGATGACCTTTCCAAACAAGCCGTTGCTTATCGTCAGGTTTCCCTCGTGTTGAAACGCCCATCCGGTCGTGAAGCTTATCCTGGTGACGTGTTCTATCTCCACTCCCGCTTGCTGGAGCGTTCCGCTCGTGTGAACGAGAACTACGGTGGTGGTTCTTTGACCGCTCTGCCGATCATCGAAACCCAGGCGGGTGACGTTTCGGCCTACATTCCTACCAACGTGATTTCGATCACCGATGGTCAGATCTTCCTTGAAACCGACCTTTTCTATCAAGGCATCCGCCCTGCGATTTCCGTCGGTCTTTCGGTGTCCCGTGTGGGTTCCGCTGCACAGACCAAGGCGATCAAAAAAGTGTCCGGCACGACCAAACTCGATTTGGCCCAGTTCCGCGAACTTGCTGCTTTCGCCCAGTTCGGTTCCGACCTCGACGCCGCCACCAAAGCCAAGCTTGATCGTGGCGCCCGCATTGTGGAACTCTTCAAACAGCAGCAGTATCAGCCGAAGAGCCTTCCGATCATGGTTGCTTCCTTGTTCGCGATGCAGAACGGTTACTTCGATGACGTCGCTGTCGACCGCATCAAAGAAGCGCAAGCCGCTCTTGAAGACTATTTGAATACCCGCAAAGAGCCGCTCCTTGCCAAGATCGCCAACGAGAAGTCCCTTGATAACGTCACCGACGATCTCAAGTCAGCCCTCGCCGATTTCAAAGGTTCCTGGAAGTAA
- the atpB gene encoding F0F1 ATP synthase subunit A has translation MTGSIDHVLAPLQVLAAVSGSAMPLLSQDNLLSFVTNSTVVALVVLGVILWFSRKATTNMQLVPHKAQNFFELVIEFLYARVEAIVGSKVAPKAFPLLATLFIFILISNWFGLFPGIGTIGWGESHGFFSVSYVERPLLRPPTADMNMTLGMALCFVLIWLAITIGELGVWGFIKHTFGPKGGLRGLIGIFVALVFFVVGVIEVVSMVFRPMSLSLRLYGNVYAGETLLHTMGGLLDGKGPVLEMLGSILFPIPFYFMELLIGLLQAVVFTLLCAVYIQLSTTHDEHEHEGEHAHDEKH, from the coding sequence ATGACTGGCTCTATTGATCACGTTCTCGCCCCGCTCCAAGTGCTCGCAGCCGTAAGCGGATCCGCGATGCCGTTGTTGAGCCAGGACAACCTGCTCTCCTTTGTCACCAACTCAACGGTGGTTGCTCTGGTGGTGTTGGGAGTGATCCTGTGGTTTTCCCGCAAGGCCACCACCAACATGCAGTTGGTGCCGCACAAGGCGCAGAATTTTTTCGAGTTGGTCATCGAATTTTTGTATGCCCGCGTGGAGGCGATCGTGGGCTCCAAAGTGGCTCCAAAGGCATTTCCGTTGCTGGCCACCCTGTTCATCTTCATCCTGATCTCCAACTGGTTTGGATTGTTTCCCGGCATTGGCACCATTGGCTGGGGCGAGAGTCACGGTTTCTTTTCCGTCAGCTACGTGGAACGACCACTGTTGCGCCCGCCAACGGCTGACATGAACATGACTCTGGGCATGGCTCTTTGCTTTGTGTTGATCTGGCTGGCAATCACCATTGGTGAGTTGGGCGTGTGGGGTTTCATCAAACACACCTTTGGTCCTAAGGGCGGCCTGCGAGGTCTGATCGGGATTTTCGTTGCCTTGGTGTTTTTTGTGGTTGGTGTCATTGAGGTGGTGTCGATGGTGTTCCGTCCAATGTCCCTTTCCCTCCGTCTTTACGGCAACGTGTATGCCGGTGAAACGCTGCTTCACACCATGGGCGGTCTGCTGGACGGTAAGGGTCCTGTGCTTGAAATGCTGGGCTCGATCCTGTTTCCGATTCCCTTCTATTTTATGGAACTGCTGATCGGCCTGTTGCAGGCGGTGGTGTTCACCCTTCTCTGCGCGGTCTACATCCAGCTTTCCACCACCCATGACGAGCACGAGCACGAAGGCGAGCACGCACACGACGAAAAACATTGA
- a CDS encoding F0F1 ATP synthase subunit delta, whose product MKISKDALRAARQLFRACSDANGKMHGSRIKRVVKLVGEKKPRNYQAILTAFLRLVRLEVEKRSARVESAVELTTPVRDQLRADLQRKFGDDLSIEFYLNPALLGGMRVRVGSQVWDGSVRAKLDALREKVA is encoded by the coding sequence ATGAAAATCAGCAAAGATGCCCTTCGCGCCGCCCGGCAGTTGTTTCGCGCCTGTTCCGACGCAAACGGCAAGATGCATGGCAGCCGCATCAAGCGCGTGGTGAAATTGGTCGGAGAGAAAAAGCCTCGCAACTATCAGGCGATCCTCACGGCGTTTCTTCGCCTGGTGCGCTTGGAAGTCGAAAAACGCTCGGCCCGTGTCGAGAGCGCGGTTGAGTTGACCACGCCGGTCCGCGACCAGCTTCGCGCCGATCTTCAGCGCAAGTTTGGAGACGACCTGTCCATTGAATTTTATCTCAACCCGGCTCTCCTCGGCGGCATGCGCGTTCGCGTTGGCAGCCAGGTCTGGGACGGCAGTGTCCGCGCCAAACTTGACGCCCTGCGCGAAAAAGTCGCCTAA
- a CDS encoding F0F1 ATP synthase subunit epsilon gives MSLQLEIVTPEKRVLSETVDIVVLPGSEGELGILTSHVPLVTALKPGELSYTKAGKTESLAVGTGFVEVSGDKVSVLTDMAMGEGDIDEKAVEEALARAQERLENLKHDTGSEELAMVQAMIQKSMAQLHIKRRRTSI, from the coding sequence ATGTCCCTTCAACTTGAAATCGTCACTCCAGAAAAACGCGTGCTCTCTGAGACCGTGGATATCGTGGTGCTTCCCGGTAGTGAAGGGGAACTGGGCATTTTGACCAGTCACGTGCCCTTGGTCACCGCGCTCAAGCCTGGTGAGCTGTCCTACACGAAAGCCGGCAAGACCGAATCGCTCGCCGTTGGCACCGGATTTGTGGAAGTGTCTGGAGACAAAGTTTCCGTGCTGACCGACATGGCCATGGGTGAAGGTGACATTGACGAGAAAGCCGTGGAAGAAGCCCTTGCCCGTGCGCAGGAGCGTTTGGAAAATCTCAAACACGACACTGGCAGCGAAGAGCTGGCGATGGTGCAGGCGATGATTCAGAAATCGATGGCGCAGTTGCATATCAAGCGTCGTCGGACCTCGATTTAA
- the atpE gene encoding ATP synthase F0 subunit C, which translates to MGAAAAADAPVVAQGINGSLTLAVAGAGAAIGIGMIGGKAVEAVGRNPGAFGNILTLGIIGMALAEAVAIYALIIAFGGR; encoded by the coding sequence ATGGGCGCAGCTGCAGCAGCTGACGCTCCGGTTGTCGCCCAAGGCATTAACGGCTCCCTGACCCTCGCGGTCGCTGGTGCTGGTGCAGCCATTGGCATTGGCATGATCGGCGGCAAAGCCGTTGAAGCGGTTGGCCGTAACCCGGGTGCTTTCGGTAACATCCTTACCCTTGGCATCATCGGTATGGCGCTCGCAGAAGCGGTTGCCATTTACGCTTTGATCATCGCTTTCGGCGGTCGTTAA
- a CDS encoding GNAT family N-acetyltransferase — MWFKRQSKPIQNALTGAPYFLQSLDSVDATDDQLERITSICNEPAVYRWLFESRYSGQPYPGSSAAEWLSWGADGWINQTHFAFAVLNAEGRVAAACDIKDTNRDSAEIGYWSGAAHRGIMTNAVQAMLELGLEAGFRGFFAEVHQENLQSRGVLTRAGLQLTERSPRRPFYLIYECVMRMREHPGSC; from the coding sequence ATGTGGTTCAAGCGCCAATCGAAACCGATCCAAAACGCCCTGACCGGAGCGCCTTATTTTTTGCAGTCTCTGGATTCGGTCGATGCAACGGACGACCAACTAGAAAGGATCACTTCGATCTGCAACGAGCCTGCGGTCTACCGTTGGCTCTTTGAAAGTCGGTATTCCGGCCAGCCCTACCCCGGGTCCTCAGCAGCCGAATGGCTTTCCTGGGGAGCGGATGGATGGATCAACCAAACGCATTTTGCCTTTGCCGTGTTGAATGCTGAAGGCAGAGTCGCCGCTGCCTGTGACATCAAAGATACCAACCGTGATTCCGCCGAGATCGGATACTGGTCGGGTGCCGCGCACCGGGGCATCATGACCAACGCCGTTCAGGCCATGCTCGAACTAGGGCTAGAAGCCGGATTCCGAGGTTTCTTCGCAGAGGTGCATCAAGAGAATTTGCAGTCGCGCGGCGTCCTCACACGTGCCGGACTACAACTCACCGAACGAAGCCCCCGCAGACCGTTTTACCTCATTTACGAATGTGTGATGAGAATGCGTGAACATCCAGGGAGTTGTTGA
- a CDS encoding glycosyltransferase family 2 protein: METSALSRFSDDHFTAGFIPLGGVFPTETKGLVGSSQTGLTASMSGHPENEIPLIGSLSVVMPAYNEERFIYACLLRVLREPSVKEIIVVDDASQDSTASVVESIVKQYPAVRLERHLHNKGKGAALRTGFALAIGEVVLVQDADLEYDPIEYEKVLRPILQGHADVVFGSRFLGGGAHRVHYFWHYVGNKLLTLLSNCFSGLNLTDMESGMKLFRRDVLERLDLKESRFSIEPEMVAKVAGLGVRVYEVPISYYGRSYAEGKKIVWQDGAHAFWAILKYGIGRWL; the protein is encoded by the coding sequence ATGGAGACATCAGCGCTTTCCCGCTTTTCTGATGATCATTTCACCGCAGGTTTCATCCCCCTTGGGGGCGTTTTTCCTACTGAGACTAAAGGACTTGTCGGGTCGTCGCAAACTGGATTAACTGCTTCCATGTCTGGTCATCCCGAAAATGAAATTCCCCTCATCGGCTCGCTGAGCGTGGTCATGCCAGCCTATAACGAAGAACGTTTCATCTACGCATGTCTTCTTCGTGTTCTCCGGGAACCATCAGTGAAAGAAATTATTGTCGTGGATGATGCCTCCCAGGACTCGACGGCGTCTGTAGTGGAGAGCATTGTCAAGCAATATCCTGCTGTGCGGTTGGAACGTCACCTCCATAACAAAGGCAAAGGAGCGGCATTGCGGACAGGGTTTGCCCTGGCTATTGGTGAGGTGGTTCTCGTTCAGGACGCGGATCTCGAATACGATCCCATCGAATACGAAAAGGTTCTCCGCCCCATTCTTCAGGGACACGCCGATGTCGTTTTTGGATCGCGATTTCTTGGAGGCGGGGCCCACCGGGTTCATTACTTCTGGCACTACGTGGGCAACAAGCTTCTTACTTTGCTGTCCAATTGCTTTTCCGGCCTGAACCTCACAGACATGGAAAGTGGCATGAAGTTGTTCCGCAGAGACGTATTGGAGCGGTTGGATCTAAAGGAATCTCGCTTTAGCATCGAGCCAGAAATGGTTGCCAAAGTGGCGGGCTTGGGGGTGAGGGTCTATGAAGTGCCAATATCCTATTATGGTCGGAGTTATGCTGAAGGCAAAAAAATTGTCTGGCAAGACGGAGCCCATGCCTTTTGGGCTATTCTGAAATACGGCATAGGTCGCTGGCTTTAG
- the atpD gene encoding F0F1 ATP synthase subunit beta, with the protein MSNIGKIVQVIGPVVDVDFSATGKLPEIYNALEIINDMGGKSVRVICEVQQHLGDGWVRSIAMTSTDGLRRGMSVADTGEAITVPVGEEVLGRIFNVTGDPVDDQAAPVVKKRYPIHRKAPSLTDQDPSAQILETGIKVIDLICPFTKGGKVGAFGGAGVGKTVVIMELINNIAKGHGGFSVFAGVGERTREGNDLYWEMIESGVIATEKVKDAEGKETHDVLKDDKGRPVLKEGSKVALVYGQMNEPPGARLRVALSALSMAEYFRDEKNQDVLFFVDNVFRFSQAGSEVSALLGRTPSAVGYQPTLAAEMGAMQERITSTKSGSITSFQAVYVPADDLTDPAPANTFAHLDSTVVLERSLAELGIYPAVDPLSSVSKALAPEIVGEEHYRVARGVQRVLQRYKDLQDIIAILGMDELSDDDKLIVFRARKLQRFLSQPFTVAEIFTGTKGEYVPVKDTVRGFAEILDGKHDDVPESNFYMKGGIDSVKKA; encoded by the coding sequence ATGAGCAACATCGGCAAAATCGTCCAAGTCATCGGTCCAGTGGTGGACGTGGATTTCTCCGCGACCGGCAAACTTCCAGAAATCTACAACGCGCTGGAGATCATCAATGACATGGGCGGCAAATCCGTCCGAGTGATTTGTGAAGTTCAACAACACCTTGGCGACGGCTGGGTTCGCAGCATCGCGATGACCTCCACCGACGGCCTTCGTCGCGGCATGAGCGTTGCTGACACCGGCGAAGCGATCACCGTTCCTGTGGGTGAAGAAGTTCTTGGTCGTATTTTCAACGTCACTGGCGATCCCGTGGATGACCAGGCGGCTCCCGTGGTCAAAAAACGTTATCCGATCCACCGCAAAGCTCCTTCGCTTACCGATCAGGATCCTTCTGCGCAGATTCTTGAGACCGGCATCAAGGTGATCGACCTCATCTGCCCTTTCACCAAGGGTGGTAAAGTCGGTGCGTTCGGTGGTGCGGGCGTCGGCAAGACCGTCGTCATCATGGAACTCATCAACAACATCGCCAAAGGCCACGGTGGTTTCTCCGTGTTTGCCGGTGTGGGTGAAAGGACTCGTGAAGGGAACGACCTTTACTGGGAAATGATTGAGTCTGGCGTTATCGCGACCGAGAAAGTCAAAGACGCAGAAGGCAAAGAAACCCATGACGTTCTTAAAGACGACAAGGGCCGCCCGGTGCTCAAAGAAGGTTCCAAAGTGGCGTTGGTTTATGGACAGATGAACGAGCCTCCAGGTGCCCGTCTTCGTGTCGCTCTTTCCGCCCTTTCGATGGCCGAATACTTCCGTGATGAGAAGAATCAAGACGTGTTGTTCTTCGTGGATAACGTGTTCCGTTTCTCCCAGGCCGGTTCCGAAGTGTCCGCACTGCTTGGCCGCACGCCTTCCGCCGTGGGTTACCAGCCAACGCTGGCGGCTGAAATGGGCGCGATGCAGGAACGTATTACTTCCACCAAGTCCGGTTCCATCACTTCCTTCCAGGCCGTTTACGTTCCTGCGGATGACTTGACTGACCCTGCTCCTGCCAACACTTTCGCCCACCTTGACTCCACCGTGGTGCTTGAGCGTTCACTTGCTGAGTTGGGCATTTACCCTGCGGTTGATCCTCTTTCCTCCGTGTCGAAGGCGCTTGCTCCTGAGATCGTTGGTGAAGAACATTACCGCGTCGCCCGTGGCGTGCAGCGTGTGCTTCAGCGTTACAAAGATCTTCAAGACATCATCGCGATTCTCGGGATGGATGAATTGAGCGACGACGACAAACTGATCGTGTTCCGCGCTCGTAAACTTCAGCGTTTCTTGAGCCAGCCGTTCACCGTTGCGGAGATCTTCACCGGCACCAAAGGCGAATACGTTCCCGTTAAAGACACCGTTCGCGGTTTCGCAGAAATCCTTGATGGCAAACACGACGATGTGCCTGAGTCCAACTTCTACATGAAGGGTGGCATCGACTCCGTCAAGAAGGCCTAA
- a CDS encoding PQQ-binding-like beta-propeller repeat protein, which produces MFSRIVFGLGLSMVSSLHVCAPFARAGDEDWSIYLGDKGRSNYSQLKQIDRSNVAQLKVAWTYETGDKGEYQANNLIVAGVLYTASPTRKVIALDAVTGTKIWEWNPAGERSGAGKSRQRGLVFWQNDEGGEQRIFTAVGNYLFAIDPKTGKTLASFGDNGSIHLGTGLDTEKPPAVGLNTPGIIYKDTMIIGGIGGPGAVRALDVRTGARRWIFHLIPRPGEAGHNTWPPEAYKTATGLMPWPGQALDEKRGIVYVATKTAEPDFYGADRHGQNLFANSIVALDATTGKRLWHFQIVHHDLLDKDLPCPPILLTVTHQGRKIDAVAQGTKHGYVFVFDRVTGEPLWPIEEKPVPASELRGEQAWPTQPFPTKPAPLMRQNYTLEDISTISPEAALLTINKVQSSPNHGPFPAPSIKETIMFPGFDGGMEWGGGAVDPDGVYYVNVNEMPWIMQMVETRNADGTPLPRGKKEYMLNCAACHGLDFTGNLQSGFPPLVGVLQRKTREQMMQVTKLGAGRMPAFDRLSEGEREAILDYILGIAPPPATGRSDEPTAATPAKARKDPPYAFAGFKRFLDKEGYPAIKPPWGTLNAVDLNTGELKWKVPLGEYKALTERGLPPTGTENYGGPVVTSGGVIFIAATADETIRGFDKDTGEILWQAPLPFSGNATPSTYMAGGRQFVVISAGGGKSGRPAGGSIVAFALPEQPSASAK; this is translated from the coding sequence ATGTTTTCCCGCATCGTTTTTGGTCTCGGCCTTTCCATGGTCTCTTCGCTGCATGTATGCGCTCCATTTGCCCGCGCGGGCGATGAGGATTGGTCGATTTATCTGGGTGACAAAGGGCGCAGCAACTACTCCCAGCTAAAGCAGATTGACCGCAGCAATGTGGCGCAACTCAAAGTCGCGTGGACTTACGAGACGGGGGACAAGGGCGAGTATCAGGCGAACAACCTCATCGTCGCAGGCGTGCTCTACACGGCGTCCCCGACCCGTAAGGTGATCGCGCTCGACGCAGTCACGGGGACTAAAATTTGGGAATGGAACCCGGCGGGCGAACGCTCCGGTGCTGGCAAGAGCCGGCAGCGCGGGCTTGTGTTCTGGCAGAACGACGAGGGCGGCGAGCAACGGATTTTTACGGCGGTGGGGAATTACCTTTTCGCCATTGATCCGAAGACGGGAAAGACGCTTGCCAGCTTCGGCGATAATGGGTCGATTCATCTAGGCACCGGACTCGATACCGAAAAACCGCCTGCCGTGGGACTGAACACGCCCGGGATCATCTACAAGGACACGATGATCATCGGCGGAATCGGCGGTCCGGGGGCCGTGCGGGCGTTGGATGTGCGGACTGGCGCGCGGCGCTGGATTTTCCATCTCATTCCGCGGCCAGGTGAAGCGGGTCACAACACGTGGCCGCCGGAGGCCTACAAGACAGCGACGGGGCTGATGCCATGGCCTGGACAGGCGCTCGATGAAAAGCGTGGGATTGTTTATGTCGCGACGAAGACCGCTGAGCCGGATTTTTATGGGGCAGATCGACATGGACAAAATCTCTTTGCCAATTCCATCGTCGCGCTCGACGCCACCACGGGCAAGCGGCTTTGGCATTTCCAGATTGTGCATCACGACTTGCTCGACAAGGACCTTCCTTGCCCGCCGATTCTTCTCACGGTCACGCATCAAGGCAGGAAGATCGACGCCGTGGCGCAGGGCACAAAGCACGGTTATGTCTTCGTCTTTGATCGCGTGACGGGTGAGCCGCTTTGGCCGATCGAAGAGAAACCCGTGCCAGCTTCCGAACTGCGCGGCGAACAGGCATGGCCGACCCAACCTTTCCCCACCAAACCTGCCCCGCTGATGCGGCAGAATTATACCTTGGAGGATATTTCCACGATCTCGCCCGAGGCTGCCCTACTTACGATCAACAAAGTGCAGAGCTCTCCGAATCACGGTCCATTCCCTGCGCCTAGCATCAAGGAGACGATCATGTTTCCCGGCTTTGATGGCGGCATGGAATGGGGAGGCGGCGCGGTCGATCCCGATGGCGTCTATTATGTGAACGTCAACGAGATGCCGTGGATCATGCAGATGGTCGAGACGCGCAACGCCGACGGCACACCGCTTCCACGTGGCAAAAAGGAATACATGCTGAACTGTGCTGCCTGCCACGGGCTGGATTTCACCGGTAATTTGCAGAGCGGGTTTCCACCACTCGTCGGGGTGCTCCAGCGCAAGACGCGCGAGCAGATGATGCAGGTCACCAAGCTCGGTGCCGGTCGCATGCCGGCCTTTGATCGCCTCTCGGAAGGCGAGCGTGAAGCGATTCTCGATTACATCCTCGGCATCGCTCCGCCACCCGCCACCGGCCGAAGTGACGAACCAACCGCAGCGACTCCTGCCAAGGCCCGCAAGGATCCACCTTATGCGTTTGCAGGATTCAAACGGTTTCTGGACAAGGAAGGCTACCCCGCCATCAAACCGCCGTGGGGCACGCTCAACGCCGTCGATCTCAACACCGGCGAGCTGAAATGGAAGGTGCCGCTCGGCGAATACAAGGCGCTCACCGAGCGCGGCCTGCCGCCAACAGGGACGGAGAATTATGGCGGTCCGGTGGTCACCAGCGGCGGCGTGATTTTCATTGCTGCAACCGCCGACGAAACGATCCGTGGTTTCGACAAGGACACCGGCGAAATCCTCTGGCAAGCTCCACTGCCGTTCAGCGGCAATGCGACGCCGAGCACCTACATGGCCGGCGGTCGACAATTCGTCGTCATCTCCGCGGGCGGCGGCAAATCCGGTCGCCCTGCGGGTGGCAGCATCGTTGCTTTCGCGCTTCCAGAACAGCCATCGGCGAGTGCGAAGTAG
- a CDS encoding ATP synthase F0 subunit B, whose product MTEIAGQFGLQWGKLIAQVIIFALVYFVLKRNAFGPIQAMLEARRKRIADGEAKLEKIARDLAAAEENAKAILEKANAESTRLIKSASEDAASLAEKKKQEAVAEANGIIAKSREASKLEQEQLLSQLKREFGRMVVDATSRVTGKVLTNDDQDRINRETAAQVAL is encoded by the coding sequence ATGACGGAAATCGCAGGACAATTCGGACTTCAATGGGGCAAACTGATTGCTCAGGTCATCATTTTTGCTCTGGTGTATTTTGTCCTCAAGCGCAACGCCTTCGGTCCCATCCAGGCCATGCTTGAAGCACGCCGTAAGCGCATCGCTGATGGTGAAGCCAAACTCGAAAAAATCGCCCGCGACCTCGCGGCTGCTGAAGAGAACGCGAAAGCGATTCTTGAGAAGGCCAATGCCGAGTCCACCCGTTTGATCAAGTCCGCCAGCGAAGACGCCGCGTCTTTGGCCGAGAAGAAAAAGCAGGAAGCTGTCGCCGAAGCCAATGGCATCATCGCCAAATCCCGCGAAGCTTCCAAGCTCGAACAGGAGCAGTTGCTTTCCCAGCTCAAGCGTGAGTTCGGTCGCATGGTGGTCGACGCCACCAGCCGCGTCACCGGCAAAGTGCTCACCAACGACGACCAGGACCGTATCAACCGCGAGACGGCCGCCCAAGTCGCCCTTTAA